In a single window of the Lodderomyces elongisporus chromosome 4, complete sequence genome:
- the ERV25 gene encoding vesicle coat component, with protein MYSVLNLTYILVLFASFANALHMEVPALPNPTPVCIRDFVQGDQMVVVNVFTDGYKGDGQRLDMRVTDSLGNLYATRKNVVGETKVAFTSHNNAAVDICFTNHQEQEWKKHGSRESSIRSVELEIESGAAARDWNALQASEKLKPNEVDLKKIESLTGEIIQELQYLKAREERMRDTNESTNSRVKNFSIVIIASLVGFGVWQISYLRHYFKVKHII; from the coding sequence ATGTATTCTGTTCTCAATCTTACCTACATATTGGTACTTTTCGCCAGCTTTGCCAATGCATTGCACATGGAAGTTCCTGCACTCCCCAATCCGACTCCTGTCTGTATCCGTGATTTTGTCCAGGGAGATCAAATGGTTGTGGTGAATGTCTTTACCGACGGCTATAAAGGCGATGGTCAAAGATTAGACATGAGAGTGACAGATTCATTGGGTAATCTTTACGCTACGAGGAAGAACGTCGTTGGTGAGACCAAAGTCGCGTTTACGTCACACAACAATGCTGCAGTAGATATCTGTTTTACAAACCATCAAGAGcaagaatggaaaaagCACGGTTCAAGGGAGAGCTCCATTCGTTCCGTTGAATTGGAAATAGAAAGCGGAGCTGCAGCAAGGGATTGGAATGCATTGCAAGCAagtgaaaaattaaaacccAACGAAGTTgacttgaaaaagattgaaagtTTAACTGGCGAGATCATTCAAGAATTGCAATATTTAAAAGCTAGAGAGGAGAGAATGAGAGATACAAACGAGTCAACTAATTCAAGAGTGAAGAATTTTTCTATTGTCATAATTGCTTCACTAGTGGGGTTTGGTGTTTGGCAAATACTGTATTTGAGGCACTATTTCAAAGTAAAGCATATCATTTAA
- the CYM1 gene encoding Mitochondrial presequence protease (MEROPS:MER0025036), which translates to MLTRNIANHSRNLCVRRYASTDLSLVSKKYPIGSKLHGFEIQNTRLVPEFSLVAVLLKHEASGAQHLHLDSPNDHNNVFSIAFKTNAPDATGVPHILEHTTLCGSSKFPVRDPFFKMTNRSLSNFMNAMTGHDYTFYPFATTNSKDFDNLLDVYLSSVFQPLLTSNDFLQEGWRLENSDVQDINSKLEFKGVVFNEMKGQYSNSMYYFYIKFLESIYPSLNNSGGDPLNITDLTHQQLLEFHSKNYTPSNAKSFTYGNLGLDNHLRHINLYYTQYTSHGKNMPLSNHKREKQSETDIKLPIFETKKQLNYDVIVKGPVDTMSNKPVAEQFHSSITWYLGNPLKANMQFKVFKWKVLGSLLFDGHNSPLYQELIETGYSEDFSANSGLDSTSALFSFTIGLNFLTKAKADALTSKVEDIIQRKVLPELRNTSSSYHKRVSALLHQFEIGLKKHKPDFGFGLLSSIVSSWTNGVDPIESLKVEEILTLFKNEFESRGLSMFEDLLNESILNKNSQTFKFTMEPDLNFNKNLANLESKNLEQKISQLTDKDRNELYNRNIGLVEYQRQEEDVSVLPTLTIQDIPQQGDSYPLINTKNNEGLSISRRVVDTNGLVYISGLKSLDSLPIEWYKYLPIFSSCLTNLAGTARTPITDLETVIQTYTGGLSFGAKIAADPYNINKMKLQYSISGVALEKNAPRIYDLWHEILSETRFTDDNDVLEKLTTLVRNLGQNQINNIADRGHSFACGESNSRLTPAKFAAEQMNGITQVQLIMEMNKSLDAHGAEYLKNELLPILRKIQSFVLAGQFKYRIVGNKDIVTENESLITKFDERISTYDPISVATKGDGSVSGADIGIVNLMNHKFDSYNPNLEKVLVNLPFQVGYSSLAKTGAPYSSRDGAALQILSQLYTFKNLHSKIRESNGAYGGGLNYDGLGGILDFYSYRDPNPIKSIETFQSSFAYGLDANWDSKDLTEAKLRIFQSVDAPINVASQGATEFYEGISDTLRQERRDNFLDINNQDLMNVTEKYLLNSRDAITVIANNDTLKVGEDWNVKNLQNLEGT; encoded by the coding sequence ATGTTGACAAGGAATATAGCAAACCATCTGAGAAATCTTTGTGTTCGTCGGTATGCTTCGACAGATTTGAGTTTGGTTTCAAAGAAATACCCCATAGGGCTGAAGTTGCATGGATTCGAGATCCAGAACACTCGATTGGTGCCGGAGTTTTCCTTGGTGGCTGTATTACTAAAACATGAAGCAAGTGGTGCTCAGCATCTACACTTGGACTCGCCAAACGACCACAATAATGTGTTTCTGATTGCCTTCAAGACAAATGCACCAGACGCTACTGGTGTACCACACATTCTTGAGCACACCACTCTTTGCGGGTCTTCAAAGTTTCCGGTTCGAgatcctttttttaaaatgaCAAATCGAAGTTTAAGCAATTTCATGAATGCAATGACAGGTCACGATTATACATTTTACCCATTTGCCACCACCAATTCAAAAGATTTTGACAATTTGTTGGACGTATATCTATCTTCTGTATTTCAACCTTTGCTCACATCAAACGACTTTTTGCAAGAAGGTTGGAGATTGGAAAATTCAGACGTCCAAGATATCAACAGTAAGTTGGAGTTTAAAGGAGTAGTATTCAACGAGATGAAAGGACAATACTCAAATTCGATGTATTATTTTTACATCAAATTTTTGGAATCCATCTATCCATCATTGAACAACTCAGGTGGTGATCCGCTTAATATCACTGATTTAactcatcaacaacttttAGAATTTCATTCCAAAAATTATACCCCTTCGAATGCAAAATCATTTACTTATGGCAATTTAGGTTTGGATAATCATTTGAGGCATATTAACTTGTATTACACACAATATACTCTGCATGGAAAAAATATGCCGTTGCTGAATCACAAGAGGGAAAAGCAGTCAGAGACAGATATCAAGCTTCCAATATTCGAAACAAAGAAGCAACTTAATTACGATGTGATTGTAAAAGGACCAGTAGACACAATGTCCAACAAACCTGTTGCAGAACAATTCCATTCATCAATCACTTGGTATTTGGGAAATCCATTGAAAGCAAACATGCAATTTAAGGTTTTCAAATGGAAAGTATTGGGATCCTTATTGTTTGATGGTCATAACTCTCCATTATACCAAGAGTTGATTGAAACGGGCTATTCCGAAGATTTTTCCGCAAACTCTGGATTGGACTCTACTTCTgcattgttttcatttacCATAGGCTTGAACTTTTtgacaaaagcaaaagcagaCGCTTTAACATCCAAAGTAGAGGATATTATACAACGAAAAGTCTTACCTGAGCTAAGGAACACAAGCAGTCTGTATCATAAGCGTGTTCTGGCTTTGTTACATCAATTTGAGATAGGTTTGAAGAAACACAAACCAGATTTCGGATTTGGTTTATTAAGCTCGATAGTGTCAAGCTGGACAAATGGTGTTGATCCTATTGAGCTGTTGAAAGTGGAAGAAATATTAACCTTGTTCAAAAATGAGTTTGAATCACGAGGTTTATCTATGTTTGAAGATCTTTTAAATGAGTCCAtattaaacaaaaactcACAAACTTTCAAGTTCACTATGGAACCTGATTTGAActttaataaaaatttgGCAAATCTTGAAAGCAAGAATCTTGAACAAAAGATATCGCAATTGACAGACAAAGACAGAAATGAACTATACAATAGAAATATTGGCTTGGTGGAATACCAAAGACAAGAAGAGGACGTTAGTGTATTACCCACTCTTACTATTCAGGATATACCACAACAAGGTGATTCGTATCCACTTatcaatacaaaaaataatgaaggTTTGTCCATTAGTAGAAGAGTTGTTGATACTAACGGATTGGTGTATATTAGCGGTTTAAAGTCTTTGGATCTGCTTCCAATTGAATGGTACAAGTATTTGCCAATATTTAGCAGTTGCCTCACCAACTTGGCAGGTACAGCGCGCACACCAATAACCGATTTAGAAACCGTTATACAAACATACACAGGTGGTCTCTCTTTTGGTGCCAAAATTGCTGCAGACCCATATAATATCAACAAGATGAAATTGCAGTACCTGATATCTGGGGTTGCACTTGAGAAGAATGCGCCACGCATTTATGATTTGTGGCATGAGATTTTGAGCGAGACTAGATTTACCGATGACAATGACGTTTTGGAAAAACTTACTACACTTGTACGCAATTTGGgtcaaaatcaaatcaacaatataGCCGACCGCGGCCATTCTTTTGCTTGTGGTGAAAGCAACTCTCGCTTAACCCCAGCAAAATTTGCTGCAGAACAGATGAATGGTATAACACAGGTGCAGTTGATAATGGAGATGAACAAGAGCCTTGATGCACATGGTGCagaatatttgaaaaatgagCTCTTGCCAATATTGAGGAAGATTCAGAGTTTTGTGCTCGCTGGACAATTCAAGTATAGAATAGTTGGAAATAAAGATATCGTCACGGAAAATGAATCATTAATAACCAAATTTGATGAAAGGATATCCACTTATGATCCCATTTCTGTGGCAACAAAAGGTGATGGCTCTGTATCCGGTGCTGATATTGGCATTGTGAATCTCATGAACCATAAATTTGACAGCTACAACCCCAATTTAGAAAAGGTGTTGGTTAATCTTCCTTTCCAAGTTGGATATTCAAGTTTAGCAAAGACTGGTGCGCCATATAGTTCTAGGGATGGTGCGGCTTTGCAAATCTTGTCACAGCTATAcacttttaaaaatttgCATTCGAAAATTAGAGAGTCAAATGGTGCATATGGAGGAGGCTTGAATTATGATGGCTTGGGAGGGATACTAGATTTCTATTCTTATAGAGACCCTAACCCAATAAAGTCTATTGaaacttttcaatcttCCTTTGCTTACGGCTTGGATGCCAACTGGGATTCGAAAGACCTAACAGAAGCAAAATTACGAATTTTCCAAAGCGTCGATGCGCCAATTAATGTTGCGAGTCAGGGTGCAACCGAGTTTTATGAAGGAATTTCTGACACATTGAGACAAGAACGACGAGACAATTTCCTTGATATCAATAATCAAGACTTGATGAATGTCACCGAAAAGTATCTCTTGAACCTGAGAGATGCCATCACTGTTATTGCAAATAATGATACATTGAAGGTGGGTGAAGATTGGAATGTTAAAAACTTGCAAAACTTAGAGGGTACATAA
- the OAC1 gene encoding Mitochondrial oxaloacetate carrier protein (BUSCO:EOG09263OCO): MSESNEKALLAFSARPQKSGSKKSDDIIKNSTPVNNAQKVSSVGGFIAGGLAACGAVTFTNPIELIKTRMQLQGELSRTEKGQVKLYKNPFQAFKVIYQHEGIRGLQQGLLCGYYYQLGLNGCRIGLYEPSRYYFTKLLYPSNIKNGVVSENMLINVLSGFTSGAAGAVLASPFFLIKTRMQSFSKTGAVGQQTHYESAWDGIKQIYRHEGFKGLYRGVDAAILRTGAGSSAQLPIYYYTKNFVLKHDIVKDNSLMLHFLSASMAGLGVSIVMNPWDVVLTRMYNQKGNLYTSPLDCFKKIIAIEGPLALYKGFWAQLFRVAPHSILTLMFMEQCMKVMVKVEDGLHRFF, translated from the coding sequence ATGAGCGAGTCTAATGAGAAGGCGTTACTTGCATTTAGTGCAAGGCCGCAGAAAAGCGGGCTGAAGAAAAGTGACGACATTATTAAGAACTCAACTCCTGTGAACAATGCACAGAaagtgtcactggttggcGGGTTCATAGCTGGAGGTTTAGCAGCATGTGGTGCAGTTACATTTACAAACCCAATCGAACTTATAAAGACTCGAATGCAACTTCAAGGGGAATTATCGAGGACGGAAAAGGGCCAGGTGAAGTTATACAAGAACCCATTTCAAGCATTCAAAGTGATTTACCAACATGAAGGAATACGAGGATTACAACAAGGGTTGTTATGTGGATACTATTATCAGTTGGGGTTGAATGGGTGCAGAATTGGTCTTTATGAGCCCAGTCGATATTATTTCACAAAACTTCTTTACCCAAGCAACATCAAGAATGGAGTTGTCTCCGAAAACATGCTTATCAATGTACTTTCTGGGTTCACATCGGGCGCTGCAGGTGCCGTGTTGGCATcgcctttctttttgatcaagACTAGAATGCAATCCTTTTCGAAAACAGGAGCAGTGGGTCAGCAAACGCATTACGAAAGTGCATGGGACGGCATCAAACAGATTTATCGCCACGAAGGGTTCAAGGGGCTCTATAGAGGTGTAGACGCTGCGATTTTGAGGACTGGCGCAGGATCGTCAGCCCAACTACCTATTTATTACTACACCAAGAACTTTGTATTGAAACACGATATTGTCAAAGACAATAGTTTAATGTTGCATTTCTTAAGCGCATCCATGGCTGGTTTAGGTGTGTCAATTGTGATGAACCCTTGGGATGTTGTTTTGACGAGAATGTACAATCAAAAAGGCAACCTCTATACTAGTCCATTGGattgtttcaaaaaaatcatAGCGATAGAAGGACCTTTGGCACTTTACAAAGGGTTTTGGGCTCAACTATTCAGAGTGGCACCACACAGCATCTTGACATTGATGTTTATGGAGCAATGTATGAAAGTAATGGTGAAGGTTGAGGATGGTCTCCACagatttttttga
- a CDS encoding uncharacterized protein (BUSCO:EOG09260H6E) codes for MRDSNFRAVSGNKAAVTITTSLYDRRALDVTSDKPLVNSLNYLTYLVSSSAKVRETLSVDGGIERLIDILQECHNGDLHTDNFTEEKKLLVAWKWTLAFQCIVLVGTRGTEKVRQKVVKAGVLPIIATVLDNYLSLHEGTFRHMHANSTTYSDDNGISPAENVFQSNQPGQSINQNLRNLRSRSTDGITSRYGGTTASSNDFNTYRLVARETSNSNTTISDTNLFGDHNSPNSLNMASLTIDDYENTSVEQLFNLLRSIEWTNKYTFTNGNNNSNNNSNNNNNNNNNNNNNNNNNKISNSNANSTTDSSLLLNESAESAVDADLKRAFVILNILIRLRETKEAEISKPGFVDDCEFDMDSNLSFLSVLYARDMEINSANAKIAVRNFTDTGVVIPKDDDIVWSLQLLAYISKYPYLKESIQHTHLDLNMSIRSKLVKLYIEQEIKQESKRNPILLIRQSSTPNPQGADNHIENTNHSIGTGLERFDPSASNSPQMVKALTDDNLILNEDNFSLSVPSLKCKGRYVGESTDAMDSASAASAASAASAAIASREDSFGKDEYCAENEEDPDEYEETVSETSGSLVDAASTHSFDYILSFYEALFECEQIQDKFERNIRSYQLLSKLKLYIEMERDKLCDAVIECRLKQKTDLEKRWNYETYNYFSVDDFDEDKDDRLSACKEVDLFPLVEKFTFLSGSDMYYWAGVIMRNSCRRNELKGGIRQCGNLECGKWEKYPREFSKCRRCKRTKYCSRDCQMKSWHCHRNWCIPSASSSSASSSTTTGNTISIHGNQQHHTHPHNQETANFDEGGD; via the coding sequence ATGCGTGACTCCAACTTTAGAGCTGTTTCCGGCAATAAAGCGGCAGTGACAATAACAACCAGTTTATATGATAGGAGGGCTTTAGATGTCACCTCCGACAAGCCGTTGGTGAATTCGTTGAATTATCTTACTTATCTAGTCAGTTCGTCAGCAAAAGTGAGAGAGACATTATCAGTCGATGGAGGAATTGAGAGGCTAATTGATATCTTGCAAGAATGCCATAACGGCGACTTGCACACGGACAACTTTacagaggaaaaaaagttgttggTGGCGTGGAAATGGACCTTGGCTTTCCAATGCATAGTACTCGTGGGGACAAGAGGTACAGAAAAAGTGAGACAAAAAGTCGTCAAGGCTGGTGTGTTGCCAATTATTGCAACCGTCTTGGATAACTATTTATCATTGCATGAGGGCACTTTCCGACACATGCATGCAAATTCAACCACATATTCGGACGATAATGGGATTAGCCCCGCTGAAAATGTTTTCCAGTCAAATCAGCCAGGGCAACTGATCAACCAAAATTTGCGCAATTTGCGACTGAGGCTGACGGATGGTATAACCCTGCGATATGGTGGCACTACCGCTAGCTCGAACGATTTCAATACATACCGTCTTGTTGCTCGAGAAACTTCCAATTCAAACACAACAATAAGTGATACAAACTTATTTGGAGATCATAACTCCCCCAACAGCTTAAATATGGCGAGCCTAACGATTGATGATTATGAAAACACAAGCGTGGAACAATTATTCAACTTGCTTAGACTGATTGAATGGACAAATAAATATACTTTTACAAATGGcaataacaatagcaacaacaacagcaacaacaacaacaacaacaacaacaacaacaacaacaataacaataacaacaaaattAGCAACAGCAACGCAAACTCAACCACTGACAGCTCATTACTTCTAAACGAGAGTGCCGAGTCTGCAGTAGATGCGGATCTCAAACGTGCATTTGTTATATTGAACATTCTAATTAGATTAAGGGAGACCAAGGAGGCTGAAATTTCCAAGCCTGGGTTTGTTGATGACTGTGAGTTTGATATGGATAGTAatcttctgtttttgtcAGTTTTGTATGCACGCGATATGGAAATAAACAGCGCCAATGCAAAAATTGCGGTTCGAAACTTTACAGACACCGGCGTTGTTATACCAAAAGATGATGACATTGTCTGGTCATTGCAATTGTTGGCATACATTTCAAAATACCCGTACTTGAAAGAATCAATACAACATACGCACTTGGATTTAAATATGAGCATCCGAAGTAAACTTGTTAAATTATATATAGAGCAAGAAATCAAGCAggaatcaaaaagaaatccTATTTTACTTATCAGACAATCATCGACACCTAATCCCCAAGGCGCCGACAATCATATTGAGAACACTAATCACAGTATAGGCACAGGTCTAGAGAGGTTTGACCCGAGTGCGTCCAACTCTCCTCAAATGGTGAAAGCGTTAACAGATGATAATCTAATACTCAACGAGgacaatttttctttgagtGTGCCACTGCTAAAGTGCAAAGGAAGGTATGTTGGCGAGAGTACGGATGCGATGGACTCTGCTAGTGCTGCTAGTGCTGCTAGTGCTGCGAGTGCTGCCATTGCTAGTCGAGAAGATTCTTTTGGTAAAGACGAATATTGTGCTgagaatgaagaagatcCCGACGAATACGAGGAAACTGTTTCTGAAACTAGCGGTAGTTTGGTGGATGCTGCATCTACACATTCTTTTGATTATATACTCAGCTTTTATGAAGCTTTGTTTGAGTGCGAGCAGATACAGGATAAATTTGAACGCAATATTAGGTCCTATCAGCTTTTGAGCAAACTAAAATTATACATTGAAATGGAACGCGATAAGCTTTGTGATGCTGTTATTGAATGCAGACTCAAACAAAAGACGGATCTTGAAAAGAGATGGAACTATGAGACTTATAACTATTTTAgtgttgatgattttgatgaagaTAAAGATGATCGGTTATCTGCTTGCAAAGAAGTTGACTTATTTCCCTTAGTTGAGAAATTCACATTCTTGTCTGGGAGTGACATGTACTACTGGGCAGGGGTTATCATGCGAAATTCATGCAGAAGGAATGAACTTAAAGGTGGGATACGCCAATGTGGGAACTTGGAGTGCGGGAAATGGGAGAAATATCCAAGGGAGTTTCTGAAATGTAGAAGATGCAAAAGGACAAAATATTGTTCCCGAGACTGCCAAATGAAGTCATGGCATTGCCACAGGAACTGGTGTATACCAAGCGCATCTAGTAGTTCCGCCAGTAGCAGCACTACGACAGGCAATACTATTTCGATTCATGgcaatcaacaacatcatacCCATCCACATAATCAAGAAACCGCTAATTTCGATGAAGGCGGTGATTGA